The following are from one region of the Centropristis striata isolate RG_2023a ecotype Rhode Island chromosome 19, C.striata_1.0, whole genome shotgun sequence genome:
- the LOC131992649 gene encoding scavenger receptor cysteine-rich type 1 protein M130-like — protein MKHQREWRPVEGPYWTLIEAGSVCRKLNCGSAVSVESTETSSVRSMWKITPYCIYRNIEMICATSSISNSSLDLTCSDSVRLVNGSRSSLCSGRLVVKSNQSNHQWSSVCEANFDRQDAEVVCRELGCGAPSVLQGALYGEGEAPMLTREFQCGGNESSLLDCRSSDSAARSCSSGKAVGLTCSAPVRLVGGKSRCAGRGKGHPERSVWVIEPECVQSGSAVRECVMSNSSLLFVHLTCSDSVRLENGSSLCSGRLVVKSNQSNHQWSSVCEDDFDRQDAEVVCRELGCGAPSVLQGALYGEGEAPMLTREFQCGGNESSLLDCRSSDSAARSCSPGKAVGLTCSEPVRLVGGISRCAGYLEVKQGDWKGVSEFRWTLKEADVTCRELDCGSALYIGQERAQYSIMQSYADCVQFAAVWRNCITKNPTPFNLNLTCSDLLLQPKISVSSFMDGDSEAQQQVFRVVKGSTFTISCSIQPQYPGGSFQLTFTSSDSAHNYTQPAVNHSANFLFPVVKPAHQGNYSCVYHLYVFSHNFSSDSRLLFVNVLDPTPLIIRAVVLPLTLLLVNTGMYFYCKASRGQKPRIQKNTELDN, from the exons aTGAAGCATCAGAGAGAGTGGAGACCAGTAGAGGGCCCTTACTGGACCCTGATAGAAGCAGGTTCTGTCTGTAGAAAGCTAAACTGtggctctgctgtttctgtagaaTCAACAGAGACATCATCAGTGAGATCTATGTGGAAGATCACTCCGTATTGTATTTATAGAAACATTGAGATGATTTGTGCAACATCATCGATTTCTAACTCTAGCCTGGACCTCACTTGCTCAG actctgtcaggctggtgaatgggaGCAGGAgcagtctgtgctcaggcagactggtGGTGAAGTCTAATCAGTCCAACCATCAGTGGTCTTCAGTGTGTGAAGCTAACTTTGACCggcaggatgcagaggtggtctgtagggagcttggctgtggggctccttcagtcctccagggggcgctctatggagaaggGGAGGCTCCAATGTTAACCAGagagttccagtgtggaggaaaTGAGTCCTCTCTCCTAGACTGTAGAAGCTCAGACTCAGCTGCAAGGTCCTGCTCATCTGGCAAAGCTGTTGgcctcacctgctcag CacctgtcaggttggtgggaggaaaAAGCCGCTGTGCAG gACGGGGAAAAGGGCACCCAGAAAGATCTGTGTGGGTGATTGAGCCTGAATGTGTTCAGTCCGGATCTGCTGTGAGGGAGTGTGTAATGTCAAATTCCTCTCTACTCTTCGTACatctcacctgttcag actctgtcaggctggaGAATGGGAgcagtctgtgctcaggcagactggtGGTGAAGTCTAATCAGTCCAACCATCAgtggtcctcagtgtgtgaagatGACTTTGACCggcaggatgcagaggtggtctgtagggagcttggctgtggggctccttcagtcctccagggggcgctctatggagaaggGGAGGCTCCAATGTTAACCAGagagttccagtgtggaggaaaTGAGTCCTCTCTCCTAGACTGTAGAAGCTCAGACTCAGCTGCAAGGTCCTGCTCACCTGGCAAAGCTGTTGgcctcacctgctcag AacctgtcaggttggtgggaggaatAAGCCGCTGTGCAGGTTACCTGGAGGTAAAACAGGGAGACTGGAAAGGAGTAAGTGAATTTCGCTGGACCTTGAAGGAAGCAGATGTTACCTGTAGAGAACTAGACTGTGGCTCTGCTCTGTATATAGGACAAGAGCGTGCCCAATACAGCATAATGCAATCCTATGCTGACTGTGTTCAGTTTGCGGCTGTCTGGAGGAATTGCATAACAAAAAATCCCACTCCTTTCAATCTGAatctcacctgctcag ATTTGCTGCTTCAGCCCAAAATCTCTGTGTCCTCCTTCATGGATGGGGACTCTGAGGCCCAGCAGCAGGTGTTTCGAGTGGTAAAGGGCTCCACCTTCACCATCAGCTGCTCCATCCAGCCCCAGTACCCAGGAGGCTCCTTCCAGCTCACCTTCACCTCTTCCGACTCAGCACACAACTACACTCAGCCAGCTGTCAACCACTCTGCCaatttcctgtttcctgttgtAAAGCCCGCCCACCAAGGAAACTACAGCTGTGTTTATCACCTCTATGTTTTTTCTCATAACTTCTCCTCTGACAGCCGTCTGCTCTTTGTTAATGTCTTAG ATCCAACACCTCTTATCATCAGAGCGGTTGTCCTGCCATTGACTCTGCTGCTGGTGAACACTGGCATGTACTTCTACTGTAAG GCCAGTAGGGGGCAGAAGCCACGCATACAGAAGAACACTGAGCTGGATAATTAG